Proteins encoded by one window of Triplophysa rosa linkage group LG19, Trosa_1v2, whole genome shotgun sequence:
- the smarcb1b gene encoding SWI/SNF-related matrix-associated actin-dependent regulator of chromatin subfamily B member 1b isoform X1, with amino-acid sequence MALSKTFGQKPIKFQLEEDGDFFMIGSEVGNYLRMFRGSLYKRYPSLWRRLASVEERKKVVASSHATSVTLLKASECEEIFEGNDEKYKAVSISTEPPAYLREQKAKRNSQWVPTLPNSSHHLDAVPSSTTINRNRMGRDKKRTFPLCFDDHDPAVIHENASQAEVLVPIRLDMEIDGQKLRDAFTWNMNEKLMTPEMFAEILCDDLDLNPLAFVPAIASAIRQQIESYPTDSILDEQTDQRVIIKLNIHVGNISLVDQFEWDMSEKENSPETFALKLCSELGLGGEFVTTIAYSIRGQLSWHQRTYAFSENPLPTVEIAIRNTGEADQWCPLLETLTDAEMEKKIRDQDRNTRRMRRLANTAPGW; translated from the exons ATGGCGTTGAGTAAAACATTTGGACAAAAACCAATAAAATTTCAACTCGAGGAAGATGGGGACTTTTTTATGATAGGTTCAGAG GTCGGCAACTATCTTCGTATGTTCAGAGGCTCTCTGTACAAGCGGTACCCGTCGCTATGGAGACGCCTCGCATCCGTGGAGGAGAGGAAGAAGGTTGTAGCATCATCTCACG CCACCAGTGTGACCCTGCTGAAGGCATCAGAGTGTGAAGAAATCTTCGAGGGCAATGATGAGAAGTACAAGGCGGTGTCGATCAGCACAGAACCTCCAGCGTATCTCAG GGAGCAGAAGGCAAAGAGGAACAGTCAGTGGGTGCCCACCTTACCCAACAGCTCCCATCACTTGGACGCAGTGCCTTCCTCCACCACCATCAACCGAAATCGAATGGgacgtgacaaaaaaaggacttTCCCATTATG TTTCGATGACCATGACCCTGCTGTTATCCATGAAAACGCTTCTCAGGCAGAAGTTCTGGTGCCCATCCGTCTGGATATGGAGATCGATGGGCAGAAGCTGAGAGATGCCTTCACTTGGAATATGAATG AGAAACTTATGACTCCAGAGATGTTTGCTGAGATCTTGTGTGATGACCTGGATCTGAATCCTCTCGCTTTCGTCCCTGCCATCGCCTCTGCTATTAGACAGCAGATTGAGTCTTACCCCACCGACAGCATTTTGGACGAGCAGACGGACCAGAGGGTCATCATCAAG CTAAACATCCACGTAGGAAACATCTCGCTGGTGGACCAGTTCGAGTGGGACATGTCGGAGAAGGAAAACTCACCAGAAACGTTTGCTTTGAAGCTCTGCTCTGAGCTGGGCCTCGGAGGAGAGTTCGTCACCACAATTGCCTACAGCATCCGAGGACAGCTCAGCTGGCACCAGAGGACGTACGCCTTCAG TGAGAACCCTTTACCCACGGTGGAGATTGCTATTAGGAACACAGGTGAAGCCGACCAGTGGTGTCCACTGTTGGAGACTCTGACAGACGCAGAGATGGAGAAGAAAATTAGAGATCAGGACAGAAATACAAG ACGCATGCGACGACTTGCCAACACTGCCCCCGGCTGGTAG
- the smarcb1b gene encoding SWI/SNF-related matrix-associated actin-dependent regulator of chromatin subfamily B member 1b isoform X2, which yields MALSKTFGQKPIKFQLEEDGDFFMIGSEVGNYLRMFRGSLYKRYPSLWRRLASVEERKKVVASSHATSVTLLKASECEEIFEGNDEKYKAVSISTEPPAYLREQKAKRNSQWVPTLPNSSHHLDAVPSSTTINRNRMGRDKKRTFPLCFDDHDPAVIHENASQAEVLVPIRLDMEIDGQKLRDAFTWNMNEKLMTPEMFAEILCDDLDLNPLAFVPAIASAIRQQIESYPTDSILDEQTDQRVIIKLNIHVGNISLVDQFEWDMSEKENSPETFALKLCSELGLGGEFVTTIAYSIRGQLSWHQRTYAFRSDFRSIYFQISLTPFHTLGS from the exons ATGGCGTTGAGTAAAACATTTGGACAAAAACCAATAAAATTTCAACTCGAGGAAGATGGGGACTTTTTTATGATAGGTTCAGAG GTCGGCAACTATCTTCGTATGTTCAGAGGCTCTCTGTACAAGCGGTACCCGTCGCTATGGAGACGCCTCGCATCCGTGGAGGAGAGGAAGAAGGTTGTAGCATCATCTCACG CCACCAGTGTGACCCTGCTGAAGGCATCAGAGTGTGAAGAAATCTTCGAGGGCAATGATGAGAAGTACAAGGCGGTGTCGATCAGCACAGAACCTCCAGCGTATCTCAG GGAGCAGAAGGCAAAGAGGAACAGTCAGTGGGTGCCCACCTTACCCAACAGCTCCCATCACTTGGACGCAGTGCCTTCCTCCACCACCATCAACCGAAATCGAATGGgacgtgacaaaaaaaggacttTCCCATTATG TTTCGATGACCATGACCCTGCTGTTATCCATGAAAACGCTTCTCAGGCAGAAGTTCTGGTGCCCATCCGTCTGGATATGGAGATCGATGGGCAGAAGCTGAGAGATGCCTTCACTTGGAATATGAATG AGAAACTTATGACTCCAGAGATGTTTGCTGAGATCTTGTGTGATGACCTGGATCTGAATCCTCTCGCTTTCGTCCCTGCCATCGCCTCTGCTATTAGACAGCAGATTGAGTCTTACCCCACCGACAGCATTTTGGACGAGCAGACGGACCAGAGGGTCATCATCAAG CTAAACATCCACGTAGGAAACATCTCGCTGGTGGACCAGTTCGAGTGGGACATGTCGGAGAAGGAAAACTCACCAGAAACGTTTGCTTTGAAGCTCTGCTCTGAGCTGGGCCTCGGAGGAGAGTTCGTCACCACAATTGCCTACAGCATCCGAGGACAGCTCAGCTGGCACCAGAGGACGTACGCCTTCAG GTCTGATTTCAGGTCAATATACTTCCAAATTTCTCTTACCCCGTTTCATACCCTGGGAAGCTGA
- the mmp11b gene encoding stromelysin-3 has product MMRSAQLLAAVIYCLVCIYSLPVPEVKNSHRYKTADWPPKTHHQGLKKRSRLHHDQETLNEEFSNKRVKPHMSLPKNGSDWNRPRCGVPDYPSQKGGSAFHYSTHKGALLGGRHRQKRFVLFGGRWDKTDLTYRIMRTPWQMSLEKVRHVLQEALRAWSDVTPLTFTEVTSGRADITIDFNRYWHGDNLPFDGPGGILAHAFFPRTYREGDIHFDYDESWTIGNSMGTDLLQVAAHEIGHVLGLQHSLEPGAVMSPFYSFSYPLQLSVDDKRGIQSLYGAKQMEEKVEKNEIPPEAPETNEIEITMPDACQTDFDAVSMIRGELFFFKSGYVWRIRDGKLQPGYPALASRHWRGIPEKIDAAFEDRSGNIWFFQGQSYWVFDAERQITGPDSVHRLGLTVTDIQAALMWGEDKTQKIYFFKSGNYWRFNLLENRIDTTHARSMRDWRGIPNDIDAAFQDRYGFAHFLSGNQYWKFDPVEVNVLEGYPRYIGMDFFGCSPALY; this is encoded by the exons ATGATGCGATCCGCACAACTTCTCGCCGCAGTCATTTACTGCTTAGTGTGCATTTATTCTCTACCGGTGCCAGAAGTGAAAAATAGCCACCGTTACAAAACTGCG GACTGGCCTCCCAAGACTCATCACCAGGGCCTTAAAAAAAGGAGCAGACTTCATCATGATCAGGAGACACTCAATGAAGAATTTAGCAATAAGAGAGTGAAGCCACACATGTCTCTACCCAAAAACGGTTCTGACTGGAACAGACCTCGCTGTGGAGTTCCAGACTACCCCTCGCAGAAAGGAGGGAGCGCCTTTCACTACTCCACTCACAAAGGAGCCTTGCTTGGGGGTCGTCATCGCCAAAAacgatttgttttgtttggaggACGATGGGACAAAACAGACCTCACATACAG GATCATGCGCACGCCTTGGCAGATGAGTTTAGAGAAAGTCAGACATGTGCTGCAGGAGGCGTTGCGGGCCTGGAGCGACGtcaccccattgacttttactGAGGTCACCAGCGGCCGGGCGGATATCACCATCGACTTCAACAG GTACTGGCATGGAGACAACCTACCCTTTGATGGCCCAGGAGGTATTCTGGCCCATGCATTCTTTCCCCGAACATATCGGGAGGGGGACATCCACTTTGACTATGACGAGTCTTGGACAATTGGCAACAGCATGG GTACTGACCTCCTCCAGGTTGCCGCTCATGAGATCGGTCATGTTTTAGGACTGCAACACTCCTTAGAACCTGGAGCTGTCATGTCACCTTTCTACTCATTCTCGTACCCGCTTCAGCTGAGTGTGGATGACAAGCGGGGCATACAGTCCCTGTACGGTGCCAAACAAATGGAGGAGAAAGTAGAGAAGAACGAGATACCGCCTGAAGCCccagaaacaaatgagattgAAATCACAATG CCTGATGCTTGTCAGACAGACTTTGATGCAGTATCTATGATCCGAGGCGAGCTGTTTTTCTTCAAGTCGGGGTACGTGTGGAGGATTCGTGATGGTAAACTGCAGCCTGGATATCCTGCGCTGGCGTCCAGGCACTGGAGAGGAATCCCGGAAAAAATTGATGCCGCTTTTGAGGACAGATCTGGAAATATCTGGTTCTTCCAAG GGCAGAGTTACTGGGTGTTTGACGCAGAGCGGCAGATCACTGGGCCGGACTCCGTTCATCGGCTGGGTCTAACCGTGACCGACATCCAAGCTGCCCTCATGTGGGGAGAAGACAAGACCCAGAAGATCTACTTCTTCAAATCAGGCAACTACTGGCGTTTCAACCTGCTGGAAAACCGCATAGACACCACTCACGCTCGCAGCATGAGGGACTGGAGGGGCATACCCAATGACATAGACGCTGCTTTCCAAGATCGCTACG GCTTCGCACACTTCCTGAGTGGAAACCAGTACTGGAAGTTTGATCCAGTGGAAGTGAACGTGCTAGAAGGTTATCCCCGATACATCGGCATGGATTTCTTCGGTTGCTCCCCAGCTCTGTATTGA